One stretch of Chryseobacterium fluminis DNA includes these proteins:
- a CDS encoding methyltransferase family protein — protein MKTLEILFTISMFAWFLSEFLYKRILKAGEKDPKNKDKSTLNILWIAILFSIASSVTVSYFTQFPITRHPWIFYLGESFIITGIILRFIIIRSLGKYFTVEVTIKQDHKIKKEGFYRLIRHPSYTFSLLTSLGLGLYLNNWVSLILAFVPPLIAFTYRIKVEEEALTEQFGAEYVEYRKKTKKLIPFVY, from the coding sequence ATGAAAACATTAGAAATACTTTTTACCATTTCCATGTTCGCCTGGTTTTTAAGTGAATTCCTCTATAAAAGAATATTAAAAGCAGGAGAAAAAGATCCTAAGAATAAAGATAAATCCACACTTAATATTCTGTGGATTGCCATTCTTTTTTCTATAGCGTCTTCCGTCACGGTTTCTTATTTTACCCAATTCCCGATCACCCGCCATCCCTGGATTTTCTATTTAGGAGAAAGCTTTATTATAACCGGAATTATCTTGAGATTTATTATTATCAGATCATTAGGAAAATATTTTACGGTAGAGGTTACCATAAAACAGGACCACAAAATTAAAAAAGAAGGTTTCTACAGACTGATAAGGCATCCCTCTTACACTTTTTCGCTGCTTACTTCTCTTGGGCTCGGTTTATATCTGAATAATTGGGTATCATTGATTTTGGCATTTGTTCCTCCCTTGATTGCTTTTACCTATCGAATTAAGGTCGAAGAGGAGGCTTTGACTGAACAGTTCGGGGCAGAATATGTTGAGTACCGGAAAAAAACCAAAAAGCTCATCCCTTTTGTATATTAA
- a CDS encoding 2TM domain-containing protein, with protein sequence MKTNTMNYNQAVQSVKELKKFYKSLVWFGIVTGIVYFRNISEKGKFDFSMYDGSVIFVIWGIILTVKAAKLFIFDADWENDRMVREIRRSKEPINFN encoded by the coding sequence ATGAAAACGAATACAATGAATTATAACCAGGCAGTACAGAGCGTAAAAGAATTAAAAAAGTTTTATAAAAGCTTAGTTTGGTTCGGAATCGTGACAGGAATTGTATATTTCAGGAATATTTCCGAAAAAGGAAAATTTGATTTTTCAATGTATGACGGATCAGTTATATTCGTGATCTGGGGAATTATTTTAACGGTGAAAGCGGCAAAACTATTTATATTCGATGCCGATTGGGAAAATGATCGTATGGTAAGAGAAATCAGAAGATCAAAAGAGCCGATTAATTTTAATTAA
- a CDS encoding 2TM domain-containing protein, producing MEHIDENDFRYKEAQRRVKKIKNFYVFTFVYFAVNLFILFLNYKNLQPGQTIWRWQYFTLPFFWGIGLLIYAMSVFLPRFFFGSDWEEKKIKELMDKEKS from the coding sequence ATGGAACATATTGACGAAAACGACTTCCGCTATAAAGAAGCCCAGCGAAGAGTGAAAAAGATCAAAAATTTTTATGTTTTTACCTTTGTATATTTTGCTGTAAATCTGTTTATTTTATTCCTTAATTATAAAAACTTACAACCGGGACAGACCATCTGGAGATGGCAGTATTTTACGCTCCCTTTCTTTTGGGGAATAGGATTGCTCATTTATGCCATGAGTGTCTTTCTTCCCAGATTCTTTTTTGGGAGTGACTGGGAAGAAAAGAAAATCAAAGAATTAATGGATAAAGAAAAAAGTTAG
- a CDS encoding 2TM domain-containing protein, whose amino-acid sequence METIIRKEDLAYRKASRRVKELKGFYGNLTSYCMVIPFLVVLNLVTSPDYLWFFWPMLGWGFGITAHAINTFGIGKSWEEKKIRQLMEEESKSPKTF is encoded by the coding sequence ATGGAAACAATCATTAGAAAAGAAGATCTTGCTTACAGAAAAGCTTCAAGAAGAGTAAAAGAATTAAAAGGATTTTATGGTAATCTGACCTCTTATTGTATGGTTATTCCGTTTTTAGTTGTGCTGAACCTGGTAACATCTCCTGATTATTTATGGTTCTTCTGGCCCATGTTAGGTTGGGGCTTTGGGATTACCGCACATGCGATAAATACGTTTGGGATCGGAAAAAGCTGGGAAGAGAAAAAAATAAGACAATTAATGGAGGAAGAATCAAAAAGTCCGAAGACATTCTAA
- a CDS encoding 2TM domain-containing protein gives MKRKNLITLLWITVATSLFFFFFFTDELTVQNFMQTLLVSAMYSFLLGAGNGLINDFLNKKFPWSEATTKRTVISIISILVANTILVYFCNYINFVVVQKTANTHEYFSGRYNFINWFTINIALLISTFLHAKGFMEELKKTSKKEVVEQKLIAKSANAQFESLKNQLDPHFLFNSLNVLSSLIDENPRQAQKFTASMSKIYRYVLEQKDKELVTVEDEIEFAKTYCDLLKTRFEDSVDFMFDVEKEDFRRFVVPLSLQLLLENCIKHNFATSAKPLRIRIFSEHDTLCIENNLQVREQMKESSGIGLSNIVQRYSLLTRRNVFIEKSEDYFKVKLPVLPAKQNVVNSKIDKKDKAYERAKKRVQEIKSFYGNLISYCIIIPALIIINLLTNPKQIWFYFPMLGWGIGLIAHGMSVFAIGKNWEEKKIREILERNNKP, from the coding sequence ATGAAACGTAAAAATCTTATCACCTTACTGTGGATCACAGTGGCTACTTCGCTGTTTTTCTTTTTCTTTTTTACAGATGAGCTGACGGTTCAAAACTTTATGCAGACCTTGCTGGTCTCTGCAATGTATTCATTTCTTCTGGGAGCGGGAAACGGTCTGATCAACGATTTTCTCAATAAGAAATTTCCATGGTCCGAAGCGACGACGAAAAGAACGGTTATAAGTATCATTTCTATTCTTGTTGCCAATACGATCCTGGTGTATTTCTGTAATTATATAAATTTTGTGGTTGTACAGAAAACCGCAAACACTCATGAATATTTTTCGGGAAGATATAATTTTATCAACTGGTTTACCATTAATATCGCTTTGCTCATTTCGACTTTCCTTCATGCAAAGGGCTTTATGGAAGAGCTTAAAAAAACTTCAAAAAAAGAGGTTGTCGAGCAGAAATTAATTGCGAAATCGGCCAATGCCCAGTTTGAAAGCTTAAAAAACCAGCTCGATCCTCATTTTCTCTTTAATTCTTTAAATGTTTTAAGCTCATTGATTGATGAGAACCCCAGACAGGCTCAAAAGTTTACCGCCTCAATGTCAAAGATTTACAGATATGTTCTGGAACAGAAAGATAAAGAACTGGTAACGGTGGAGGATGAAATAGAATTTGCCAAGACCTACTGTGACTTACTGAAAACCAGATTTGAAGACAGTGTAGATTTTATGTTCGATGTTGAAAAGGAAGACTTCCGCAGGTTTGTCGTCCCGTTGTCTTTGCAGCTGCTTTTGGAAAACTGCATCAAACACAATTTCGCCACTTCTGCAAAACCTTTAAGGATCAGAATATTTTCTGAACATGATACCCTATGTATTGAGAATAACCTGCAGGTCAGGGAACAGATGAAAGAAAGCTCAGGGATCGGGCTTTCGAATATCGTTCAGCGGTATTCACTGCTTACCAGACGAAATGTTTTTATTGAAAAATCGGAGGATTATTTTAAAGTAAAACTTCCGGTATTACCGGCTAAACAAAACGTTGTCAATAGTAAGATTGATAAAAAAGATAAAGCGTATGAAAGAGCAAAAAAGAGAGTACAGGAAATAAAAAGTTTTTACGGAAATCTTATCTCGTACTGCATCATCATTCCGGCTTTAATCATCATCAACCTCCTGACAAATCCTAAACAGATCTGGTTTTATTTTCCGATGCTGGGATGGGGAATAGGCCTTATCGCTCATGGAATGAGTGTTTTTGCCATTGGAAAAAACTGGGAGGAAAAGAAAATTCGTGAGATCTTAGAAAGGAACAACAAACCATAA